The genomic DNA TTATCTGAATTTCTACCTCTTACACCTTGTGGACCTGGAACATGGATTATTTTCAACTTTACCCCAGCAATCTCCATTATCATTTCTGCTAGTTGATCTATGGTTACCATTTCCTCTGAACCAATATTTACAGGACCTGTCCAGTCTGAACGCATAAGCCTAATCGTTCCTTCAATGCACTCATCAATATATAAAAATGAGCGAGTCTGTTTACCATCTCCCCAAACTTCTATAAAATCTTCTCCTTTCAACTTTGCAGTTGCTACCTTTCTACATAATGCAGCTGGTGCTTTTTCACGACCACCGCGCCATGTCCCTTCAGGACCAAAAATATTATGGTATCTTGCTATCCTTACCTCCATACCATAATTCCTGTGGTATGCAAGATAAAGTCTCTCACTAAATAACTTCTCCCATCCATATTCACTATCTGGCATTGCAGGATATGCCGAATCCTCTGAACACTTAGGATTATTCGGATCTCTTTGATTATATTCTGGATATATACAAGCAGATGAAGAATAGAATATTCTTTTTATGTTTCTCTTGCGGCAAGTATCTAATACATTAAGGTTTATCATCGCTGAATTGTGCAATATGTCTGCATCATTCTCACCTGTAAAAACATATCCTGCGCCTCCCATATCTGCTGCGAATTGATAAACCTCATCAAATTTCATATCAATCACATGCCTTACAAAATATGGATCCCTCAAATCACCAATCACAAAGTCATCCGCCTCTGTTTCTGAAAATTCTGGAAACTTCAAATCAACGCCCCTTACCCAGAAACCTTCCTTTTTAAGCCTTTTTACCATGTGACTTCCAATAAATCCACCTGCTCCACAAACTAGGGCTTTTTTCATAAATTTTTCACGATTTTTTTTTAGTTAAATTAACTTACTTTTACTCTGTAGTCCAAACATGCTACCGCCATTGGGAGCTCTTCCCTCTCCCCCGAATTAAACTGGCATTTAGATATGTAAACATTAACCTCATAAAACTTTGCTATAAATATAATAAATTTTTTAATTCATGTCAAGAGTTTATAACCGAAAATCTTTACTATCTTAAAAATATAGTCGTATCCCCTACCTTTTACCTTTCATCCTGTTGTTACAAGCATAATTTGCCAACTGTCATTGCGAGCGTAAGCCAGGATGAAAAATTGACTCATTCCCTAACCCCCTCTCTATAAAAATAGAGAGGGGGAATTAAAGGGGGTGAGTTAGAAATAAACGTAAGCAATCTTATAAAAATTGTTCTATTGGACAATGACAGGATGAAAATTGACTCACCCTCTAACCCCCTCTCTAAAATTAGAGAGGGAGAACTTAATGGGGGGTGAGTTAATAAATCAGAAATTGTCCCAACGTGATTACTTTGTAACTTAGTGCTTCGTCCCTCGCAATAATTCACCCCTTGTCCCCTCCCTACAGCTCCAGAAGGGGGAACTAAAAGGGTAAGTTAATAAACTGACTCGCCTCCCTCTAAAATTAGAGAAGAACTAAGGGGCTGAGTTAAAAAACGAAGTAATCTTACTTCTGTTAACTTTTAATCATTGAAATTTACATTTGGATTTTTTATAATTCAACAAAGAGCGCCTGTAGCTCAACTGGATAGAGCGTGGGCCTCCGGAGCCCGAGGTTGCGGGTTCAAGTCCCGCCAGGCGCGCTAAACCCTTCGTTTGCGAATTCACCCCGACAAAAAATGACAGCCTTTGAATTTGATAAATGTTTTTATTAAAATTTATTTGGTCTCTTTTCTTCGTTTTCACCTGAAACAAAGTTTGTTAAGTATATAACAAAAAATAAAAAAATTAATTTTTATGAGACTATCTGTAAATGTTGACCATGTAGCAACTTTAAGGGAAGCAAGAGGGGGACTTGAACCCGATCCAGTAACCGCAGCTCATATCGCAGAACTTGCCGGAGCCGATGGAATTGTTTGTCATCTACGAGAAGATAGAAGGCATATAAAAGACCGAGACCTTCGTCTCCTGCGTGAAACAATAAAGACAAAACTTGATCTTGAGATGGCTGCAACTGAAGAAATGGTTAAAATTGCAATTGAAACCCTGCCAGACCTTGTAACACTTGTGCCTGAAAGACGACTTGAAAGAACAACTGAAAGAGGTCTAAATGTAATTGACCAAATCCCGCATCTGACCGATGTTGTAATTGAAATGCATAAATATAATGTAAAAGTCAGTTTATTCGTTGATCCAGATCCAAAACAGATTGAAGCATCTGCAAAGACTGGAGCTGATTTTATAGAGATTCACACGGGTGAATATGCAAACGCGAGAAATGAAAAGGAGCAATTTGAGGAGCTTAAAAAAATAAAGGAAGCAGCAAAGCTTGCAAGAAGCCTTGGGCTTGGCGTAAATGCTGGGCATGGGTTAAACTATTTAAATGTCATTCCTATAACAAGGGTAGAAGAGATTGAAGAGTTAAGTATTGGTCATGCAATTGTTGCGAGGGCAATTTTCGTTGGTTTTGAAAGAGCTGTTAGGGAAATGGTGAGGTTGGTAAAGGGAATATGAATGATCATTGCGAACATTGAGAGTAGCATTATATTTGGAGAAATGATGAAAAACTGACTCACCCCCTAACCCCCTCTCTATAAATAGAGAGGGAGAACTAAGGTGGTGAGTTGATGAATTGACTCACCCTCTAACCCCCTCTCTACAACTGTAGAGAGGGGGAACTTAAAGGGGGTGAGTAAAAAAATAAAAATTCCCCCGACATAATTACTTTGCGACTTCGTCGCTTTGCACCATGCAATAATTCAACTCCTGTTCCCTCTCTACAATTTTAGAGAGGAGAACTAAAGAGGTGAATTAATAAACTGACTCACCCCCTACCCCCTCTCTAAAATTAGAGAGGGGGAAAATGAAAAGGGGGTGAGTTGAAAAACTGACTCATCCTCTAACCCCCTCTCTGTAAAATAGAGAGTCGGCGAAGCGATCCCTTCGGGAGGGGAACTAAAGGGGGTGAGTTAGAAATAAGCGTAGCAATTTTACAGAAACATAGAACAACGAAAAGATGAAAAATTGACTCACCCCCTAACCCCTTCTCTATAAATAGAGAGGGGGCAAATGAAAAGGGGGTGAGTTGAAAAACTGACTCATCCTCTAACCCCCTCTCTATAAAATAGAGAGGGGGGAAATGAAAAGGGGGTGAGTTAATAAACTCACCCACCAACTCCCTCTCTAAAAATTAGAGAGGTGAAACTTAAGAGAGTGAGTTTAGAAGATGACAGCATCTCAAAAAAATAAATAAAAAGAAAGACAATGAACAATAAATCAAAAAACAAAAAATTTGGACTTTCTACCCTTGCAATTCACGGTGAAATGAAAGATCAAACATTTCATTCCGTGGTTTATCCAATATACCAAACCTCAACATTTTCAGTTGAAAGATCGGACGATTATCAAAAATTTATTAATGAAGAACCCGACTTTTACATCTATTCACGATATGGTAATCCAACGGTTCGTGAAGTTGAGAAGAAATTAGCGTTAATTGAAAATTGTGAAGATGCAGTTTTATTTTCATCAGGGATGTCCGCAATCACATCCACCGTTTTAAGTTTCATTGAAGCTGGAGATGAAATCATATCTTTAAGCTCAATCTACGGGATGACATATAGATTTTTCAGAGATTATCTCCCAAAGTTTGGAGTTAAAGTTAATTTCGTTGATCTGGAAGATATTGATAAAATTGAAAATTTCATCACAGATAAAACGAAATTGATTTACTTTGAAACACCCGTAAATCCAACCACGAGAATTGTTGATATTGAAAAACTTGTAAACTTTGCCAGAAAGAATAATATCTTGACGGTTATAGATAACACATTCGCAACCCCGGTTAATCAAAATCCAGCTGATTTCGGGGTTGATATAATATTACACAGCGCAACCAAATATCTTTCAGGGCATAGTGATCTTATACTTGGATGTGCGATCTCCGACAAATTCAAAATTGAAAAAATAAGAAAAACGAAAAACACGCTTGGCGGAAATC from Candidatus Kryptobacter tengchongensis includes the following:
- a CDS encoding Nucleoside-diphosphate-sugar epimerase, with translation MKKALVCGAGGFIGSHMVKRLKKEGFWVRGVDLKFPEFSETEADDFVIGDLRDPYFVRHVIDMKFDEVYQFAADMGGAGYVFTGENDADILHNSAMINLNVLDTCRKRNIKRIFYSSSACIYPEYNQRDPNNPKCSEDSAYPAMPDSEYGWEKLFSERLYLAYHRNYGMEVRIARYHNIFGPEGTWRGGREKAPAALCRKVATAKLKGEDFIEVWGDGKQTRSFLYIDECIEGTIRLMRSDWTGPVNIGSEEMVTIDQLAEMIMEIAGVKLKIIHVPGPQGVRGRNSDNRLIKEKLGWAPSMPLKEGLKITYKWIEEQVRKSL
- a CDS encoding pyridoxine 5'-phosphate synthase produces the protein MRLSVNVDHVATLREARGGLEPDPVTAAHIAELAGADGIVCHLREDRRHIKDRDLRLLRETIKTKLDLEMAATEEMVKIAIETLPDLVTLVPERRLERTTERGLNVIDQIPHLTDVVIEMHKYNVKVSLFVDPDPKQIEASAKTGADFIEIHTGEYANARNEKEQFEELKKIKEAAKLARSLGLGVNAGHGLNYLNVIPITRVEEIEELSIGHAIVARAIFVGFERAVREMVRLVKGI
- a CDS encoding cystathionine gamma-lyase, with protein sequence MNNKSKNKKFGLSTLAIHGEMKDQTFHSVVYPIYQTSTFSVERSDDYQKFINEEPDFYIYSRYGNPTVREVEKKLALIENCEDAVLFSSGMSAITSTVLSFIEAGDEIISLSSIYGMTYRFFRDYLPKFGVKVNFVDLEDIDKIENFITDKTKLIYFETPVNPTTRIVDIEKLVNFARKNNILTVIDNTFATPVNQNPADFGVDIILHSATKYLSGHSDLILGCAISDKFKIEKIRKTKNTLGGNPDPHQVFLLGRSLKTLELRVEKQNENALKIAQFLSNHKKVRRVFYPGLASHPEHEIAKKQMRGFGGMLSFELNGGLEDAKKFCDSLKVALNATSLGSVETLVSIPVLTSHIKMSKDELEKAGITESMVRISVGIENIEDLLWDFEQALNSI